One segment of Desulfosudis oleivorans Hxd3 DNA contains the following:
- a CDS encoding coniferyl aldehyde dehydrogenase gives MQNGSITPAGSGVFQAATPLKEIDRVFAAQQAAFRQAPWPGAKERVAHLYRLREGLKTYQKTIIEAIDADFEGRSADETLLAELFPSMEGLAYAARHVAGWMKPSRRTPGLMFRPARARVEYQPKGVTGIIVPWNYPLFLAVSPLTAALAAGNRVMVKMSEYAPRLAAVFQKMIAERFDENHVAVVWGGADVGMAFTGQPFDHVLFTGSTDVGRHVMRAAADHLTPVTLELGGKSPAIVSRDIPVERAAERIMFGKAFNAGQTCIAPDYVLCPADRMAPFLDACKTVFARCYPTVKENPDYTAIINDRQHARLQEMLRDAEMRGATVIPVNPAGEDFAGSRKMPLYLVRDCTEKMRLLQEEIFGPVLPVLPYDTLQQAVDYINDRPRPLALYYFGYNRKNADFVIRNTISGGVSVNETLVHAAADDLPFGGIGASGMGEYHGQEGFLTFSKARSVFEKSRFNLNRLILPPYDRPGFRLLRRLLLK, from the coding sequence ATGCAGAACGGTTCCATCACGCCTGCAGGCAGTGGCGTATTCCAGGCGGCCACCCCGTTAAAAGAGATCGACCGTGTCTTCGCGGCCCAGCAGGCCGCCTTTCGCCAGGCCCCATGGCCCGGCGCCAAAGAGCGTGTGGCCCACCTTTACCGGCTCAGAGAGGGGTTGAAGACGTACCAGAAAACCATCATTGAGGCCATTGACGCGGATTTTGAGGGGCGGTCCGCGGATGAGACCCTGCTGGCCGAGCTGTTTCCTTCCATGGAAGGGCTGGCCTATGCGGCCCGGCATGTGGCCGGATGGATGAAGCCTTCCCGTCGTACGCCGGGTCTGATGTTCCGGCCGGCCCGGGCCCGGGTGGAGTATCAGCCCAAGGGTGTGACGGGCATCATTGTGCCGTGGAACTATCCGCTGTTCCTGGCAGTCAGTCCCCTGACCGCCGCCCTGGCCGCGGGCAACCGGGTGATGGTCAAGATGAGCGAGTATGCCCCACGGCTGGCCGCTGTTTTTCAGAAGATGATCGCGGAACGGTTTGACGAAAACCATGTGGCCGTGGTGTGGGGCGGCGCCGATGTGGGCATGGCGTTTACAGGGCAGCCCTTTGATCACGTGTTGTTTACCGGTTCTACCGATGTGGGCCGCCATGTCATGCGGGCAGCCGCCGACCACCTGACACCGGTGACCCTGGAGCTGGGCGGCAAGTCGCCTGCCATTGTCAGCCGCGATATCCCGGTGGAGCGGGCAGCCGAGCGCATCATGTTCGGCAAGGCATTCAACGCCGGTCAGACCTGTATCGCGCCGGATTACGTGCTGTGCCCCGCCGATCGCATGGCGCCGTTTCTGGATGCCTGCAAAACGGTGTTTGCCCGCTGCTATCCCACGGTAAAGGAAAATCCGGACTACACCGCGATCATCAACGACCGGCAGCACGCCCGGCTGCAGGAGATGCTGCGCGACGCCGAGATGCGCGGGGCAACCGTTATTCCGGTAAACCCGGCAGGCGAGGATTTTGCCGGTTCGCGAAAAATGCCGCTTTACCTGGTGCGCGACTGCACGGAAAAAATGCGTCTTTTGCAGGAGGAGATTTTTGGTCCGGTTCTGCCTGTTTTGCCCTATGACACGCTGCAGCAGGCCGTTGATTACATTAATGACCGGCCCCGGCCCCTGGCCCTCTATTATTTCGGCTATAACCGTAAAAACGCGGACTTTGTGATCCGCAACACCATTTCCGGCGGCGTGTCGGTCAACGAGACCCTGGTGCACGCGGCCGCGGATGATCTGCCTTTCGGCGGTATCGGCGCTTCAGGCATGGGGGAGTATCACGGGCAGGAAGGGTTTCTGACCTTTTCCAAGGCCAGAAGCGTGTTTGAAAAGTCCCGGTTCAATCTCAACCGGCTGATCCTGCCGCCCTATGACCGGCCCGGCTTCCGGTTGCTGCGCCGCCTGCTGTTGAAATAA
- a CDS encoding tRNA-queuosine alpha-mannosyltransferase domain-containing protein yields MKFLFLESYYSGSHARFADGLKAASSHTIDLVTLPGENWQWRMMGSALYLARKKLRLSDYNGLIVTDLFNLADFLALTGTRHPPVMVYFHENQLTYPPPPGDKNAALLGMVNISTALAADSVAFNSTFHMNGFLDAVSTFLDQRPDCRPGRVSAKIAQKSMVLYPAIDAPPAGAAAHGRKTPPLIIWNHRWSYDKKPALFFTALQSLIDQGLDFRVALLGENTGKTPPEFASARDRLGNHLVHAGYAPSRAEYHRWLKRGAITVSTAIQENFGLSMAEAVAHGCLPLAPHALSYPEILPADAWEYCLYKGKKALVAKLARLTTGHETLVPLRRELAAAMGRFTWENRIAEFDRTLEALAGKKIS; encoded by the coding sequence ATGAAATTTTTGTTTTTAGAATCCTATTACAGCGGCTCCCATGCCCGTTTTGCCGACGGCCTGAAGGCCGCCTCTTCCCACACCATCGACCTGGTCACCCTGCCCGGTGAAAACTGGCAGTGGCGCATGATGGGCTCCGCCCTCTACCTGGCCCGAAAAAAGCTGCGGCTGTCAGATTATAACGGCCTGATCGTCACCGACCTGTTTAACCTGGCCGACTTTCTGGCCCTGACCGGCACCCGTCACCCGCCGGTGATGGTCTACTTTCATGAAAACCAGCTCACCTATCCGCCCCCGCCGGGAGACAAAAACGCGGCCCTGCTGGGCATGGTCAACATCTCCACGGCCCTTGCGGCAGACAGTGTTGCCTTTAACTCAACCTTTCACATGAACGGGTTTCTCGACGCGGTTTCCACATTTCTGGACCAGCGGCCCGACTGCCGGCCCGGCCGGGTTTCCGCGAAAATCGCTCAAAAATCCATGGTGCTTTATCCGGCCATTGACGCTCCACCTGCCGGTGCCGCGGCCCATGGCCGGAAAACACCGCCCCTGATTATCTGGAACCATCGCTGGTCCTATGACAAAAAACCGGCCCTGTTTTTTACGGCCCTCCAAAGCCTGATCGACCAGGGCCTGGATTTCCGGGTAGCCCTGCTGGGGGAAAACACCGGCAAGACACCGCCCGAGTTCGCATCGGCCCGTGACCGGCTGGGAAACCACCTGGTCCATGCGGGATATGCGCCTTCCCGGGCCGAATACCACAGATGGCTGAAGCGGGGGGCCATTACGGTGAGTACGGCCATTCAGGAGAATTTCGGGCTTTCCATGGCAGAGGCCGTGGCCCACGGCTGCCTGCCCCTGGCGCCCCACGCTCTCTCCTATCCTGAAATCCTTCCCGCCGACGCATGGGAGTACTGCCTTTACAAAGGGAAAAAGGCCCTGGTAGCCAAACTGGCCCGGCTGACCACCGGTCACGAAACACTGGTCCCTCTTCGCCGGGAACTGGCGGCCGCCATGGGCCGGTTTACCTGGGAAAACCGAATCGCCGAATTCGACCGGACACTTGAGGCCCTTGCCGGAAAAAAAATATCCTGA
- a CDS encoding chemotaxis protein CheW: MRKGLKRKDRAELITFYIGNTLCGIDITDIQEINKQTTNLTWVPRAPEYVVGVLNLRGMIVTVVDIGKKLGLNPLETGKHSRNVIVHYKDELVGILVDQVSEVISSDADDIEPAPANLGGVQGEYFSGVLKTDRKLIGILDVHRALSDD; this comes from the coding sequence ATGCGAAAAGGTCTCAAACGAAAAGACCGGGCGGAACTGATCACGTTCTACATCGGCAACACCCTGTGCGGCATTGATATCACCGATATCCAGGAGATCAACAAACAGACCACCAATCTCACCTGGGTGCCCCGGGCCCCGGAGTATGTGGTGGGCGTACTGAACCTGCGGGGCATGATCGTCACCGTGGTGGATATCGGCAAAAAACTGGGGCTCAACCCGCTGGAGACGGGCAAGCACAGCCGGAACGTCATTGTGCATTACAAGGACGAGCTGGTGGGGATCCTGGTGGACCAGGTCAGCGAAGTCATCTCCTCAGATGCCGACGATATTGAGCCGGCCCCGGCCAATCTGGGCGGGGTGCAGGGTGAATACTTCAGCGGCGTGCTGAAAACCGACCGGAAACTGATCGGCATTCTGGATGTCCATCGCGCCCTTTCGGACGACTGA
- a CDS encoding protein-glutamate methylesterase/protein-glutamine glutaminase translates to MDDTEKLKVLVVDDTILYRKIVSDALAELPNIEIVGTANNGKTALSRILTLHPDLITLDVEMPSMDGIEVLEEIARQQIDVGVIMLSSLTYEGGELTVKALQLGAFDFIPKPELSSISDNRQYIRDRLAAIIRSFTGRREIKRILSGKTVFRRATPGLPSAAAARPIITAETVAHRLQKADKQVRRAGGSKVVAIGISTGGPRALGTLIPMLPADINVPILVVQHMPPLFTQSLAKSLNAKSSLFVKEAEEGDELIPNTVFIAPGGRHMKLTSGAGRKIIAVTDDPPENSCRPSADYLFRSVAEHFGEAATGVIMTGMGTDGNRGLETMKQRNSFIIAQDEATCTVFGMPRWPIEAEIVDVVAPLDRVAQAIINSVRPSR, encoded by the coding sequence ATGGACGATACCGAAAAACTGAAGGTGCTGGTTGTTGACGACACCATCCTGTACAGAAAAATTGTAAGTGATGCTCTGGCCGAGTTGCCCAACATTGAGATCGTGGGAACGGCCAACAACGGCAAAACCGCCCTCTCCCGCATTCTTACCCTGCATCCCGACTTGATCACGCTGGACGTGGAAATGCCCAGCATGGACGGCATTGAGGTGCTCGAAGAGATCGCCCGCCAGCAAATCGACGTGGGCGTGATCATGCTCAGTTCCCTCACCTACGAAGGGGGTGAACTGACCGTCAAGGCCCTGCAGCTGGGAGCCTTTGACTTTATTCCCAAGCCGGAGCTGAGTTCCATCAGTGACAACCGGCAATATATTCGGGACCGGCTGGCCGCCATTATCCGGTCTTTCACGGGCCGAAGAGAGATCAAACGCATTCTTTCCGGAAAAACCGTGTTCCGCCGGGCGACGCCGGGACTACCGTCCGCGGCAGCGGCTCGCCCCATCATCACCGCCGAAACCGTGGCCCATCGCCTTCAGAAAGCCGACAAACAGGTCCGGCGCGCCGGCGGCTCCAAGGTGGTGGCCATCGGCATTTCCACAGGCGGGCCCCGGGCCCTGGGCACCCTGATTCCCATGCTGCCGGCGGACATTAATGTGCCGATTCTTGTGGTTCAGCACATGCCGCCCCTTTTCACCCAGTCCCTGGCCAAAAGCCTCAACGCCAAATCTTCTCTTTTTGTAAAGGAGGCGGAAGAGGGCGACGAGCTGATCCCCAACACCGTGTTCATCGCCCCGGGGGGCCGACACATGAAACTGACCTCCGGCGCGGGCAGGAAGATCATCGCCGTCACCGACGACCCGCCGGAAAACAGCTGCCGGCCCTCGGCGGATTACCTCTTCCGGTCCGTAGCCGAGCACTTCGGCGAGGCCGCCACCGGCGTAATCATGACCGGTATGGGAACGGACGGCAACCGCGGCCTGGAAACAATGAAACAGCGCAACAGCTTTATCATCGCCCAGGACGAGGCTACCTGCACCGTCTTTGGCATGCCCAGATGGCCCATTGAAGCCGAAATCGTGGATGTGGTGGCGCCCCTAGACCGTGTGGCCCAGGCAATTATCAACTCCGTCAGACCCTCCAGATAG
- a CDS encoding lysophospholipid acyltransferase family protein: MKTIALCFYAIYRPAFYLLVIIDTTLLGLLTIAASYFDPKGNRVHYIGKFWSRLNMLLSGVRVKMIHPEHIDPKRSYIVMSKHQSHYDVWALIGFLPLQLRWVMKMELREIPVFGLGCERMGHIYIDRSHPDRAYKSLEVAGEKIRSGASVVFFPEGTRSTDGNLRPFKKGGFNIALAAGVPILPITVRGSRQVLPKGSGKIMPGTIELVIHEPVLLDGYTTENREELIQRVHQIIEADLKL, translated from the coding sequence ATGAAAACAATCGCGCTGTGTTTCTATGCCATCTACCGTCCGGCCTTCTACCTGCTGGTTATCATTGACACCACCCTCCTGGGGCTGCTCACCATCGCCGCCTCCTATTTTGACCCAAAGGGGAACCGGGTCCACTACATCGGCAAATTCTGGTCCCGGCTCAACATGCTGCTTTCCGGCGTGCGGGTAAAAATGATTCACCCGGAGCATATCGACCCGAAACGCTCCTACATTGTGATGAGCAAACACCAGAGCCATTATGACGTATGGGCACTGATCGGTTTTCTGCCCCTTCAGTTGCGGTGGGTCATGAAGATGGAACTGCGGGAGATCCCTGTTTTCGGCCTGGGATGTGAGCGCATGGGCCACATCTACATCGACAGGAGCCACCCGGACCGGGCCTATAAAAGTCTGGAGGTTGCCGGCGAAAAAATAAGAAGCGGGGCCTCGGTGGTCTTCTTTCCCGAAGGGACCCGCAGCACGGACGGCAACCTGCGACCCTTTAAAAAAGGGGGGTTTAACATTGCCCTGGCCGCCGGCGTACCCATTCTCCCCATCACGGTACGGGGCAGCCGACAGGTGCTTCCCAAGGGAAGCGGAAAAATCATGCCCGGCACCATCGAACTGGTGATCCACGAGCCGGTCCTGCTGGATGGGTATACAACGGAAAACCGGGAAGAACTGATACAGCGGGTTCACCAGATCATTGAGGCGGATCTCAAGCTGTAG
- a CDS encoding CheR family methyltransferase, translating to MAKITPIEFKVFSKYIFDVCGITLKEGKEYLIETRLSPLLEKHGCVSFSEIYYKARRDKDLEKEIIDAISTNETFFFRDVTPFEVLQHKILPDLIDKRGRSLRPGARIPIRILSLGCSTGQEVYTITFVLRALGLGTDMYDIRLIGVDVSNAAIAKASYGVYSEFELSRGLSPAQISQYFLKLDENRWKVKDEYRWLATFETHNIFDTSKDLGRFDIIFCRNVGIYFSPIDRIKMYEKIAAMLEPDGYLLIGATESLTYDTDRFVPKKYLRAVFYQPNPAVTG from the coding sequence ATGGCCAAAATCACCCCCATTGAATTCAAGGTCTTTTCCAAGTATATCTTTGATGTTTGCGGCATCACCCTCAAAGAGGGGAAGGAATACCTGATAGAGACACGCCTGTCGCCACTCCTGGAAAAACACGGGTGCGTCTCCTTCAGCGAAATCTATTACAAGGCCAGACGGGACAAGGACCTGGAAAAGGAGATCATTGACGCCATCTCCACCAACGAAACCTTCTTTTTCCGGGATGTCACGCCTTTTGAGGTACTTCAGCACAAGATCCTGCCGGACCTGATCGACAAGCGGGGACGCAGCCTTCGTCCGGGCGCGCGGATTCCTATTCGCATTCTCTCTCTGGGGTGCTCCACCGGCCAGGAGGTTTACACCATCACCTTTGTATTGCGGGCACTGGGCCTTGGCACGGACATGTACGACATCCGGTTGATCGGTGTGGATGTTTCCAATGCCGCCATTGCCAAGGCCAGTTACGGGGTCTATTCGGAATTTGAACTCTCCCGGGGCCTCTCCCCGGCCCAGATCAGCCAGTATTTTCTCAAGCTGGACGAGAACCGGTGGAAGGTCAAGGATGAGTACCGATGGCTGGCGACGTTTGAGACCCACAATATTTTCGACACGTCAAAAGACCTGGGCCGGTTTGACATCATCTTCTGCCGCAACGTGGGCATCTATTTTTCGCCCATCGACCGGATCAAAATGTATGAAAAAATCGCGGCCATGCTGGAACCGGACGGCTACCTGCTGATCGGGGCCACGGAATCGCTCACCTACGACACGGACCGGTTTGTTCCCAAAAAGTACCTGCGGGCCGTCTTTTATCAACCCAATCCCGCCGTCACCGGGTAG
- a CDS encoding glycosyltransferase family 2 protein, with amino-acid sequence MNRTSLPLVSVVIPTYNRGPMVTEAVASVLAQDYPAIEIIIVDDGSSDDTPGRLSPLKNRVTIITQENRGVSAARNAGVAHAGGEYIAFLDSDDRWLPEKISTQTAFFASRPDALICQTEETWIKNGKPLFPRARHKKRSGMIFEPSLELCLVSPSAVMMRKDFFLDVGGFDESLPACEDYDLWLRISMVHPVYLIETPLVIKQGGHDGQLSAMPGLDRYRIYAICKAIDTGRLSEDQHRAALAMLKEKCRIYAAGCEKRGRREEAARYRTMATAYGNSDTPPAPLHSA; translated from the coding sequence GTGAACCGCACCTCTTTACCGCTGGTCAGCGTGGTCATTCCCACCTACAACCGGGGGCCAATGGTGACCGAAGCCGTTGCATCGGTCCTGGCCCAGGACTACCCGGCCATTGAAATCATTATCGTGGATGACGGATCCAGTGATGATACACCCGGTCGCCTTTCCCCCCTGAAGAACCGGGTCACGATAATAACCCAGGAGAACCGGGGCGTGAGCGCAGCCCGCAACGCCGGCGTGGCCCATGCCGGTGGCGAATATATCGCCTTTCTCGATTCTGACGACCGGTGGCTGCCGGAAAAGATATCCACGCAAACAGCCTTTTTCGCTTCCCGCCCCGATGCCCTGATCTGCCAGACCGAGGAGACCTGGATCAAAAACGGCAAGCCGCTTTTTCCCAGGGCCCGTCACAAAAAACGATCCGGCATGATCTTTGAGCCCTCCCTGGAGCTGTGCCTTGTCAGTCCGTCGGCGGTGATGATGAGAAAAGATTTTTTCCTGGATGTGGGCGGTTTTGACGAATCGCTTCCCGCCTGTGAAGACTATGATCTGTGGCTGCGCATCAGCATGGTCCATCCTGTTTACCTCATTGAAACACCCCTGGTGATCAAACAGGGCGGTCATGACGGCCAGCTCTCCGCCATGCCGGGCCTGGACCGTTATCGGATTTACGCCATTTGCAAAGCCATCGACACCGGCCGGCTGTCCGAAGATCAACACCGCGCGGCCCTTGCCATGCTGAAGGAAAAGTGCCGCATCTACGCGGCCGGTTGTGAAAAAAGGGGACGGCGCGAAGAAGCGGCCCGGTACCGGACGATGGCCACGGCATATGGCAACAGCGACACCCCGCCAGCGCCCCTGCATTCCGCCTGA
- a CDS encoding B12-binding domain-containing radical SAM protein, whose translation MKRLKNILLVYPEIPTNTYWSFTYALRYVNKKSSMPPLGLITVAALLPDTCNLKLVDMNIEPLTEADVLWADAVFVSAMIIQQESLRQAIALCNRLNKPVVAGGPYPTSSHEEIAGVDHFVLGEAEAVLAEFIADYEAGTARPMYHGDTRPDITYSVTPRFDLLKREAYASMAVQYSRGCPFKCEFCDIWVVYGNKPRLKSAENVLAELDTLYRLGWKDAVFMVDDNFIGNKSRVKKELLPALIKWQKAHNYVFEFYTEASINMADDAELMRLMSDAGFNQVFVGIETPSKEALEETGKSQNLKYDLKDAVRAIQQHGMEVMAGFIIGFDSDTEDIFERQIAFIQETGIPKAMVGLLHALPGTVLYNRLEKEGRLSGHALGSNTHTMATNVVTKMDSETLKQGYKRVLGTLYDANMKNYFARCDMLLDNLKGTGFKQREVRFDEIKSLLKSLTSQPFTGYGWQYLKYITRNLFRHPDLFAEVITYAIIGHHFRTITQETLKADQVISRLDEIYAKTRAQLTQYSQAMKSSSANRLADVSRIWGECKKSLGRTKGRISHIHRDFRGDVTSRYEETQQKIRQLFAEEKQDTGFDRHKGAKAA comes from the coding sequence ATGAAGCGTCTGAAAAACATTCTGCTGGTGTATCCTGAAATTCCCACCAACACTTACTGGAGCTTCACCTATGCCCTTCGGTATGTAAACAAGAAAAGCAGCATGCCGCCCCTGGGCCTGATCACCGTGGCGGCCCTGCTGCCCGACACATGCAACCTGAAGCTGGTGGACATGAACATCGAGCCCCTGACCGAAGCCGATGTCCTCTGGGCCGACGCGGTCTTTGTATCGGCCATGATCATTCAACAGGAATCCCTGAGGCAGGCCATCGCCCTGTGCAACCGCCTGAACAAACCGGTGGTGGCCGGCGGCCCCTACCCCACCTCCAGCCATGAAGAAATTGCCGGCGTGGACCATTTTGTTCTGGGCGAAGCCGAGGCCGTGCTGGCGGAATTCATCGCCGACTATGAAGCCGGCACCGCCCGGCCCATGTACCACGGCGACACCCGGCCGGACATCACCTATTCGGTAACTCCCCGGTTTGACCTGCTCAAGCGGGAAGCTTACGCCTCCATGGCCGTCCAATACTCCCGGGGCTGCCCCTTCAAATGTGAATTCTGCGACATCTGGGTGGTCTACGGAAACAAGCCGCGGCTTAAATCCGCTGAAAACGTGCTGGCCGAGCTGGACACCCTCTACCGCCTGGGCTGGAAAGACGCGGTGTTCATGGTGGATGACAACTTCATCGGCAACAAGTCCCGCGTTAAAAAAGAGTTGCTGCCGGCTTTAATCAAGTGGCAGAAGGCCCACAACTACGTCTTTGAATTCTACACGGAAGCCAGTATCAACATGGCCGACGACGCGGAGCTGATGAGACTGATGAGTGATGCCGGCTTCAACCAGGTGTTCGTGGGCATTGAGACCCCGTCCAAGGAGGCCCTTGAGGAGACCGGAAAAAGCCAGAACCTGAAATATGACCTCAAGGATGCGGTCAGGGCCATTCAACAGCACGGCATGGAGGTGATGGCCGGTTTTATCATCGGGTTTGACAGCGACACCGAGGATATTTTTGAACGGCAGATCGCCTTTATTCAGGAGACCGGCATTCCCAAGGCCATGGTGGGCCTGCTTCACGCCCTGCCCGGCACCGTCCTTTACAACCGGCTGGAAAAAGAGGGGCGGCTGTCCGGCCACGCGCTGGGATCCAACACCCATACCATGGCCACCAACGTGGTGACAAAAATGGATTCGGAGACCTTGAAGCAGGGCTATAAGCGAGTGCTGGGCACCCTTTACGATGCCAACATGAAAAACTACTTTGCCCGGTGCGACATGCTGCTGGACAATCTCAAGGGCACCGGATTCAAGCAGCGGGAGGTCCGTTTTGACGAAATCAAGTCCCTGCTCAAGTCCCTGACCAGCCAGCCCTTCACCGGCTATGGATGGCAGTATCTCAAATATATCACCCGGAACCTGTTCCGGCATCCCGATCTTTTTGCCGAGGTAATCACCTATGCCATCATCGGCCACCATTTTCGCACCATCACCCAGGAGACCCTCAAGGCGGACCAGGTGATCTCAAGGCTGGATGAAATTTACGCGAAAACCAGGGCCCAGCTGACCCAGTATTCCCAGGCGATGAAAAGCTCCTCGGCCAACCGGCTGGCCGATGTCTCCCGCATCTGGGGGGAGTGCAAAAAAAGTCTCGGCCGGACAAAGGGCCGGATCAGTCATATTCACCGCGATTTTCGGGGGGATGTCACCTCCCGTTACGAAGAGACCCAGCAGAAAATCCGGCAGCTGTTTGCCGAGGAAAAACAGGATACCGGCTTTGACAGGCACAAAGGCGCAAAAGCCGCGTAA